The sequence CTTTTTGAATTTCAATCAGTTCTTTCTGATTTAACACATGCAGATGTTACAAATGCCTCAATGTATGATGGAGCAACATCTCTTGTTGAAGGAGTTTTAATGGCTGAGAGAATCAAAAAGAAAGGAAAAGTATTAATTTCAAAAAGCATAAATCCAGAATATAATGAAGTATTAAAAACATATCTTTTGCCAAGAGAAATTTTAATTGATTATGTTGATTTTGAAGAGAATGGAGAAATTTCTTTAGAAAAATTAAAAAATAAAATCAAAGAAGGTTATTCTTCTTTTGTTGTTCAAAGCCCAAATTATTTTGGAATTATTGAAAATTTATCTGAGATTGGAAAGATAGTAAAGGAAAATGACACTCTTTTTATTTTAACAATAACTGAAGCAATATCTCTTGGAATGCTTAAACCTCCTTTTGATTATGGGATTGATATATTAGCAATGGAAGGACAATCTTTTGGTATCCCACTTTCTTATGGTGGACCATATTTAGGAATACTTCAGACAAAAAGAGAGTTTATAAGAGAAATTCCAGGAAGAATAATTGGTGAAACACAAGATAAAAATGGAAAAAGAGCATTTGTTATGACACTTAGAGCAAGAGAACAAGATATAAAAAGAGAAAAAGCAACTTCAAATATTTGTACAAATAATACTTTAAATGCAATTGCATCTTTAGTTTACCTTGTAACTTTAGGACCAAATGGGCTTAAAAAGATTGCTGAGATAAATTATAAAAAATCACATTATCTTGTAAAAAGATTAATTGATGAAGGATTTGAATTGAAATTTAATAATCCTAAGTTTTTCAATGAGTTTGTTTTAAAATTGAATATTCAACCAATTAGATTAAAAGAGAAACTTTCTCTTGTGGGCATTGAAGGAGGGATTCCTTTAAGATATTTTGGTTTTGATGATTCATATCTTTTTACAGTTACTGAAATGAATTCAAGAGAGGATATTGAACTTCTTGTTTGTGCTTTAAAGGAGGGATAATGAAAACTTTAAAAGAACTTTCAAAACATGGAAGTAATAAATTTAATATAGAAGATGATTTAGATTTTTTTGAAGTTGAAAAATTAGAAAATGAATATTTAAGGGAAGAAGTAGAAATTCCTGATATATCAGAAATAAATTTAATAAGGCATTTTATAAATCTCTCAAAACTCAACTAT is a genomic window of Caldisericia bacterium containing:
- the gcvPA gene encoding aminomethyl-transferring glycine dehydrogenase subunit GcvPA, which translates into the protein MRFIPHTNKDIEEMLKEIGISSIDELFEDIPEEVKLKKDLNLPPPLDELKLKEEIEDIFSLNLKVKRIFLGGGAYLHFIPSTVNYVISRGEFYTSYTPYQPELSQGILQALFEFQSVLSDLTHADVTNASMYDGATSLVEGVLMAERIKKKGKVLISKSINPEYNEVLKTYLLPREILIDYVDFEENGEISLEKLKNKIKEGYSSFVVQSPNYFGIIENLSEIGKIVKENDTLFILTITEAISLGMLKPPFDYGIDILAMEGQSFGIPLSYGGPYLGILQTKREFIREIPGRIIGETQDKNGKRAFVMTLRAREQDIKREKATSNICTNNTLNAIASLVYLVTLGPNGLKKIAEINYKKSHYLVKRLIDEGFELKFNNPKFFNEFVLKLNIQPIRLKEKLSLVGIEGGIPLRYFGFDDSYLFTVTEMNSREDIELLVCALKEG